In Zingiber officinale cultivar Zhangliang chromosome 1A, Zo_v1.1, whole genome shotgun sequence, a genomic segment contains:
- the LOC122038259 gene encoding protein trichome birefringence-like 25 — MTTDWEPWPALQRKSNHVVVKLLVLAILAGLSFRLLFSRSDVLHPVPVSPADEAEREASAESMAADVLGLEDDDGGSLSTNLGFSVDEEQVVSKPDRCDLFTGQWIPNPSGPTYTNESCRFIEPPQNCMKNGRHDTRYLFWRWKPHDCDVSPFNAKRFLDTMQNKSLALVGDSIVRNQAQSLICLLSKVEEPVEVYHDEQYKSRKWHFPSYSFNLSLIWSPFLIKAAIFENDEGESKSVNRLHLDTLDQKWTSQYKSFDYVVISSGQWFLKTAIYMENNKLVGCHYCPKLNLSEISIEYAYNKVLNSLYRFIKTSEHKPIVMYRTWTPDHFEYGEWFSGGLCNRTEPYKAGEGSGRDVDNFMRTIELNAFTRAVAAEGTRNGIRLKLLDTYQLSVLRPDAHTGPYRTFHPFEHGKNVKVQYDCLHWCLPGAIDTWNDVMMKLIMDE, encoded by the exons ATGACGACGGATTGGGAGCCGTGGCCGGCGCTCCAGCGCAAGAGCAACCACGTCGTCGTCAAACTCCTCGTCCTCGCCATCCTCGCCGGCCTCTCCTTCCGCCTCCTCTTCTCCCGCTCCGACGTGTTGCATCCCGTGCCGGTGTCGCCTGCCGACGAGGCCGAGAGAGAAGCATCTGCGGAATCTATGGCGGCCGATGTCCTCGGTCTTGAAGACGACGACGGAG GATCATTATCTACGAACTTAGGCTTCTCAGTTGATGAAGAACAAGTTGTTTCTAAACCAG ATAGGTGTGATCTTTTTACTGGGCAATGGATCCCAAATCCTTCAGGACCTACATACACAAATGAAAGCTGCCGTTTTATAGAACCTCCTCAAAACTGTATGAAGAATGGGCGCCATGACACCAGGTATCTATTTTGGAGGTGGAAACCACATGATTGTGATGTATCTCCATTCAACGCGAAGAGGTTTTTGGACACTATGCAGAACAAAAGCTTGGCACTAGTTGGTGATTCAATTGTTCGCAACCAAGCACAGTCGTTGATTTGTCTTCTCTCAAAG GTTGAAGAACCAGTTGAGGTCTACCATGATGAACAATACAAATCAAGAAAATGGCACTTTCCCTCTTACAGCTTCAATCTCTCGCTCATCTGGAGCCCATTCCTCATCAAAGCAGCGATTTTCGAAAACGACGAGGGTGAATCAAAGTCTGTAAATAGACtccatcttgatactcttgatcAGAAGTGGACAAGTCAATATAAAAGCTTTGACTATGTTGTCATATCTAGTGGGCAGTGGTTTCTAAAAACTGCAATTTATATGGAGAATAATAAACTAGTTGGCTGCCACTATTGCCCTAAGCTCAATTTATCAGAAATTAGTATTGAGTATGCTTATAACAAAGTCCTTAATTCTCTCTATCGTTTCATCAAAACTTCCGAGCACAAACCAATTGTTATGTATAGGACATGGACACCAGATCACTTTGAATATGGTGAGTGGTTTAGTGGTGGGCTTTGTAACAGGACTGAACCATACAAAGCAGGAGAGGGCAGTGGCAGAGATGTTGACAACTTCATGAGAACAATCGAGCTAAATGCTTTCACCAGGGCAGTGGCAGCTGAAGGAACACGCAATGGGATACGCTTGAAACTCTTGGACACTTATCAACTCTCAGTGCTTAGGCCTGATGCGCACACAGGTCCTTACAGGACTTTCCATCCATTTGAGCATGGAAAGAATGTGAAAGTTCAGTATGATTGCCTGCATTGGTGCTTGCCTGGAGCTATTGATACTTGGAATGATGTGATGATGAAACTCATAATGGACGAGTGA